The Mugil cephalus isolate CIBA_MC_2020 chromosome 8, CIBA_Mcephalus_1.1, whole genome shotgun sequence genome segment GTTCAGGTGTAGAGTCAGACCCCACTGgtccagtagaatattttaacatattgtCTCTAACTGATTTCTACCGCTGCTTCAGAACCAAGACCaactctgttttatgtgtgtgcgctATGACTTGGCGCACACGcacaacttattatttattgggCTGACGTTAGTGAATGAACGCTGCTTACGCACGAGCACCCCTGTTGAGTGTAGGCGGTCTTTAATGCAAATCAGGATTCATTCAGTATCTtaacatgcacagcttaatcgagctaaaTTCATTATCTGCTGTAAGCATTGTAATAGCCTCCTTATGTAATTTTTCATGAATTAGCATTTACTAACTTTAGCATAACTATATATGCATCAGTTTCACTCAACAAACACAGCTTTCTCTTCCATAAAAGTCCGTCGGGAGTttatataacacatttaactctacAAAGAGTATAATAAATTAACAGTTAAGGGAATGCCACCTACTTCACGGCATCTTTAACcaagacttttgtttgtttgtttgactggaGACACGTCCAGAGTGTACTACGCCTCTTGCCCAAATGACAACTAGGATAGGTCCCAGCACCCCCAGGGTTTCTCATAAATGAATGAGAAATCATAGGGTACTGGATCATTTTAGTGTACCAGTTACCTAGAGGTGTCACATGCCTTTGGTACTTacgatctaaaaaaaaaaaaaaaaaaaaaattcttgcgaaaaaaaaaagtttctatcTCAAAATGATGAGTTTCTAGGTCACAGTTATGAGAAATTGTTTTTCTAATAGTTTTTTCCAGATACAACATCATTATTCTGAAAACCTTCATCTGTACACTGTACCCTGGATCTATCAGTGATGAACAGATCATGTGAGAGCCAGCGTCTTTGTGCCATGCAGGGTCTATAGGCCAGCATTTCTTCCCGACTCATCCCAGACTCACCTCAGGGTGCATGTTAAGTGCATCATATGCCAAGTAAAGGAACACAAGTTCTTTGACACAGAGATCCCATTCAGATCTTTGGAAACCAGTTATAtactgtgtttgcatgtgcatgtgtttttacaGTCTTATGACAATTGATCTCTTGTAAAGGTTTTGGAAGAAGCCAGTGTTGGACCTCAAACTGTACACATCTACAcaactttaaaatgtcaaatataagTTCATGTGTTAAAGAATGGAATcagcaaattaaaatttaaagttgGTAATtgtgatagatttttttttaacataaatcatATAGTATGTCCTGGTAATGTGGTATCTGCAGGTACCCGAGATGAAAGTGTGGGAGCAGCTGCATGCACCAGTTTGAACTCTATCAACTCACTGCATATCATTTAAACTATAAATGATGACATCactccttttttctttgcacattgGTACTCCTTGTTGGACTCCGTGTCCATGTAGTTGTTGTGTAAAACACTATTAGATtatgtgaaaaacatttgggGTCCACaatgcaaagtaaaaaaagaagctaCCTGAGTAACTAGGGTTGTGACTTTGATTATATTACTTAGTTGTttttgctctctgtctcttcatcctgctccatctccctatcttcctctctctccacctctcccactcaaatataaagaataaaaggataaaagccAAGGTTACTTGTCTAGTTGGgactgaaagacagaaagataacATTAATTGAGAATCTCTAACGGAACAACCTCTATCAGCTAATGTTTCCAgtttaaaactatttagaaACAAACATTGGTTGTTTCTGGTAATGTGCATGATCACTCCTAAGAAAGGAGAAATGTGCtgaagggggagaggaggaggagatggagatgtcTTCCCACAGGAACATAACACGAAAAACTCCATTGCATCAAATacagaatataaatgaatatttttgatACCGATGTTCCACTATGTGGACTTTGAGCATGATAAGCACGACTgttaaaaaaagtgtaatatGAAAACAATTGTagtttgatttttctgtttaatctgGTTTCATATTCATCCAGGTGGTGGCGGTGAAGCACCTCTAGGCTGGTTTGACGACCGACATTAAAActaaggaagaagaagaagcccctCCCTCCAACATGGCGGCCTAGAGGAACGTACACGCTCGtttgttgacatttatttaaaacctaCCTTACGCTGTGTTAGTGGATTTACAGCTACTTCAACCATGTCGAGACTCATCGTTAAAAACCTCCCCAACGGGGTAAGTAGACCGCTGACATATCCACGGACAGTAACGACAGCATGTCGCTTCAGCCCACCTGAAAATAACTGTGTCTTGGTtgcagatgaaggaggagaggttCAGGTCGATGTTTGCTGACTTTGGGACTCTGACAGACTGCTCCCTGAAGTTTACTAAAGACGGCAAGTTCCGCAAGTTCGGCTTTGTGGGGTTTAAAACCGAGGACGACGCTACCAGAGCTCTGAGACATTTCCACAAGAGCTTCGTGGACACGTCCAGAGTCACGGTATGGCTTCAGTCGACTGAACACGAGTTTTGTTGGCGTATTCGTTTTTCCACATGTGAACCAGTGGCTGTCGTTTACTGCAGGTGGAGATGTGTAAAGCGTTTGGAGACCCCACTAAAGCGAAAGCCtggagtaaacacacacagaactcaGGCCAGGATAaaccctctgctcctcctgacACCGAGAGCAAAAAGGTAGGAGAGCATCACATGACAGGTTCAGCCTTCTCTCTAGAgttaaagcaataaaaataagcTCTTACTTTTCCCTTTAATACAGTGTGTTGTAGTACATTGATACTTATAATTTAGCAACTTTTATGTTTCAACATTCagttatttaatgtgttttcttccacctttaataaaatactctttgttttgtgtctcagcaaaagaacaagaaaaaggaaaccACCAGTGTCCTCGGAAATGTAAGTAAATATGTaacttttttttggtcaaaaGTGTTATAAGAGGAAACCAAGAGtctttttgtaaatatatttaacacTGTCCGCTACATATTGTCTTGTTCATTTCTATCATTAAATTATTGTAATAACTGTTATGTATTTGCAATGTTACGACTCATTTTAAGATTTTCCAACTTGAAtaagtaatgtttttttaaataacaatttaatGTGTTACAAAATGCTACTGGCTTTTACAAGCCACTGTTActcgtttttattattttcttcttattatttattattgtattatcattcttaatattttattattttcttactcatttttccttcttttttttttattgttttgaacatttctgGGCTGCAACCTTTGGTCACAACATCTCACAGTGTGGCACTTTCCGCAGCATTGTGCAGCGTTATTCTTGTCACAATGTAGCAGCCACAAATCAATTAGAAAAtagcgttttatttattttatttagggctttgttttttcttacacAGCAACCCCCTCTACATTCACTTTCTAGCGTACTTGTCCACTGTTGGTCTTAATCTTTGAGCTGCAGGGTAGAGGCCAAGTTGTGTTTACAAAGAGTTGCCAGGAATTTCTGCTAATAACTTAATCTTTGCGTGTTTCCATCCTTGTCTCGGCTCAGCTGGAAGAGGAACCAGGATTCAAGGAGTTCCTGTCAGTGCATCAGAACCGTAGCCAAGCACCGATCTGGGCGAACGACACTGATCCCGACAgtggacaaaagaaaacacagagcaaGAAGAAACCTGCTTCAGACGATTACCTCAACTTTGATTCAGACCAgtcagaggatgaggaggacgcaggagaatgtgatgatgaggaagaagatgaaggttAGTCACGGATTCGTGGTGTAGGCAGATTTAAGGTCTATCGTAATGTTGATATTTCATCCTCAtcttaattaaacaaaaataaaaaaaatatacagaatgaatgtaaaatgaaagtaatgTTGTTGGTTTCAGGTTCCACTAAAGAAGCACTGAAGTCCGGCTTATCCGATATGGACTACCTGCGCTCAAAGATGGCACGAACAGAGGATGTCATGGAGGAGAGTGAAGAGAAGGAAGATGGTGGCGACGAAGAAGAGGATGATGGTCCTGTGCAACCCACAGACAGTGCCTATGAAAGCGGCGACAGAGAAAAGACCGTAACCTCAGTTTCCTCTCAGGATAAGAAGCagagcaaagcaaagaaaactgGCAAGCAGGAGGTGATTGTTGAGATTTTACTGTTGAGTGTTGCACATCATTTGTTCATCATTTCTGACTTCTTAAAACCACATCTATTTGTTGCAGATGGAGCCAACGACAGAGTTCACAGTGAAACTGAGAGGAGCCCCGTTCAGCGTTAAAGAGGTGAGTGAGCCTCCTGAGTTCAGAGAGCAGATGTAAATGTGCCCTGAGAAGTATATTCTCTATTCAACATATCTTCTTGTCCGATGTCAACAGCAACAAATTCGAGAGTTCATGACTCCGCTGAAGCCGGCGGCTGTGAGGATTGGGAAGAATGAAAGTGGAAATAGAACAGGTACGTTAGTGAAGGCATTTAACATCATGTTTGGACAATAATCCCCTTGTATATGTTCAGTTCCCCCtgagaaataaatactttttctgTTGCCATTCTCCAACAGTTATAGGAACTATAAAACACTTCCTCTCTTAGTGCTGTACCTGTTTATATAAACTGTGCACAGGATCATGCATCAACTCGTGTGttgctgtatgtttgtatttcagGTTATGTATATGTGGACCTGCACTCTGAAGAGGAGGTGAAAAAGGCCTTGACAAAGAATAAAGATTACATAGGTGAGAGATATTATGACTTCATCTTTCTCCGCCATTGTTTGTAAAAGTTATCTTGGTTAAGACACACCTTGTTCTCGTGTGTTTTCAGGGGGGCGTTACATTGAGGTCTTCCGTGTGGATGCCTCTGGGGCTAAGGGAAAGTGGGACAGAAAGGACAAAGAAATCGACAGAAACTTCACCAGGAAGCTcaaagaggatgaggaggaggaagatgtttcaGAGACAGGACGGCTCTTCATCAGAAATCTTCCTTACACCTGCACAGAGGAAGAGCTTAAAGAGCTGTTTGCTAAACATGGTGAATTCTGAAAAGCCAGTACAATACgtgttcttatttatttcaagttttCACTTGCAGAGATTAGAGTCTTATAATTGTACCATCTTTACAGGTCCTTTATCTGATGTGCTCTTCCCTATTGACAATCTGACCAAGAAACCTAAAGGGTTTGCTTTTGTGACATATATGATACCAGAGAACGCTGTGACAGCTCTGGCTCAGCTAGATGGTCACATATTTCAGGTATTTATCTCTGATCCTCTTGTAACATTTACTCAGTGGATGTGTGATCACGTGGTGCCATCGGTTAAAGGACGGGAAAcatgatgcttttatttattgcgTGTTTTAGGGGAGAATGCTTCACCTACTTCCGTCCACAGTGAAGAAAGAACAGGCGGACTCCTCTGACGCTGGTGGCCCCGGCTCCTCATCTTACAAACGACAAAGagatgctaaaaataaaactacaagtTCCAGGTAAATGCAGTCAGGTTAacttatttatgtgtgtgatgttttcttttttctttttttttcttttaaacataaattGCCTGCTTTTTTCTAGCTCACACAACTGGAACACGTTGTTCCTGGGTACAAGTGCAGTGGCAGATGCCATTGCTGAAAAATACAACACCACCAAAAGCCAAGTCCTGGACCACGTGAGtgactttgtgtcttttatctCATGTCAGATGCTGTTACAACAGCACgttacataattttttttttttttttgctgtcgtGTACAGGAGTCAAAGGGAAGTGTTGCAGTGAGGATGGCCCTGGGAGAAACACAGATCGTCCAGGAGACTCGACAGTTCCTACTAGACAACGGCGTCAGTCTGGATTCTTTTAGTCAGGTAAGTTTAACATAAACGCTGCTTTACGTCCCGATGAACTCTAAGAATACAGCACTTAATCCTGCTTGTGTCACTTCGTGTGCAGGCGGCCGCAGCCAGAAGCACAACTGTGATCCTGGTTAAAAACCTTCCAGCCGGAGTGACGGTATCGGAGCTCGAGGAGCTCTTCTCGCCTCATGGCTCTTTGGGCCGAGTGCTGCTGCCGCCGTCAGGGCTCAGCGCAATCGTCGAGTTCCTGGAACCAACCGAAGCAAAACGAGCCTTCACGCGACTGGCTTATAGCAAGGTGTGTGTAGCTTTTCATCAGCAGTGGTCAAATTTAAGAAAACATAACAGGTTTACTCGCTGACGTTCGGTCATTCAGAAGGCgagatgtttttgtttagtttacatttaatttaatgtaaatacGTCTTTGAGCTCTGGCGGatgcaagaagaagaggagtaaGACACTGAGATAGACACACACTTTCAGTCACACTGCCCAGATTAATTTACAATTGAATCAGATTTTTACAGCATGCTAAAAGAATGTATTCATTCACACCGCAAAGAAACAATCAGGTCAAGTGTTTACTTGTTCATTAGGTGCTATATTGTCATCTTGatcaaaataattaataatgaatctGTGATCGGGCCCAATTGAACCAGTTTGTTTAGATTGAAGTGGTTAAATGAGGCGTTTTCCATCATTGTGCTTTGATAGTGTCCTGTAAACATACAACATTCGACTACTTTCCTCCATCTTGAATTTTTTCATTACTCCTCTACTTCTACCAAAGGCCACTAACTTGTTAATCAATGTTTTCTCTCACATCAGTTCCACCATGTCCCATTGTACCTGGAGTGGGCACCTGTCGGGGTGTTTGTGTCGACCAAACCACAGCCAGGTAGTCGCCTTCAAACGCTCATAAAACTGACAATCTTAACATTTTCTAGATGGAAATAACCAGATTGCTTATATTTGATCTGTGTTAGACAAAGAGGAGGCAGTGaaagtggagaagaagaaggaggaagaagaaaaagaggaggatgaggaagaggaggaggaggaggaggaatctgTTCCAGGTTCAACACTGTTCATTAAGAATCTCAATTTCAgcacaacagaggagaaacTACAAGAGGTAGATCAGCTCATAAAAACAACCTTTGGTTACATATGGGGACAGTTTATTAAAGGATTCAATAAACCGACGTGtaactttgttttcttcttttattgcaGACATTCTCCAAATGTGGTAAAGTCAAATCCTGCACTATCTCCAAGAAGAAAGATAAAGCAGGTACCTAAAATCAACTCCGGTCATTCATCAAATGTATATCATAAGTTTAGATATTTACAATTTGTACTTtgga includes the following:
- the rbm19 gene encoding probable RNA-binding protein 19, with amino-acid sequence MSRLIVKNLPNGMKEERFRSMFADFGTLTDCSLKFTKDGKFRKFGFVGFKTEDDATRALRHFHKSFVDTSRVTVEMCKAFGDPTKAKAWSKHTQNSGQDKPSAPPDTESKKQKNKKKETTSVLGNLEEEPGFKEFLSVHQNRSQAPIWANDTDPDSGQKKTQSKKKPASDDYLNFDSDQSEDEEDAGECDDEEEDEGSTKEALKSGLSDMDYLRSKMARTEDVMEESEEKEDGGDEEEDDGPVQPTDSAYESGDREKTVTSVSSQDKKQSKAKKTGKQEMEPTTEFTVKLRGAPFSVKEQQIREFMTPLKPAAVRIGKNESGNRTGYVYVDLHSEEEVKKALTKNKDYIGGRYIEVFRVDASGAKGKWDRKDKEIDRNFTRKLKEDEEEEDVSETGRLFIRNLPYTCTEEELKELFAKHGPLSDVLFPIDNLTKKPKGFAFVTYMIPENAVTALAQLDGHIFQGRMLHLLPSTVKKEQADSSDAGGPGSSSYKRQRDAKNKTTSSSSHNWNTLFLGTSAVADAIAEKYNTTKSQVLDHESKGSVAVRMALGETQIVQETRQFLLDNGVSLDSFSQAAAARSTTVILVKNLPAGVTVSELEELFSPHGSLGRVLLPPSGLSAIVEFLEPTEAKRAFTRLAYSKFHHVPLYLEWAPVGVFVSTKPQPDKEEAVKVEKKKEEEEKEEDEEEEEEEEESVPGSTLFIKNLNFSTTEEKLQETFSKCGKVKSCTISKKKDKAGKMLSMGYGFVQYQTAEAAQKAMRQLQHCNLDDHQLELKISEKATRNTELTRKKKQVEKKQKGSKILVRNVPFQATVREIRELFCTFGELKFVRLPKKAAGSGNHRGFGFVDFLTKQDAKRAFTALCHSTHLYGRRLVLEWADAEETVESLRRKTAEHFHVATKKQRKAEVLEGILETMETDDNVAD